In Candidatus Methylomirabilota bacterium, the genomic window ACGGCCACCGCGGCCTGTGAGGCGAAGGACACGAGCAGCGCTTCGTCGTCTTCCCTGAGGATGTCTTCGCGCCGGAGATTGAGCGTGAGCACGCCCAGGAGCTCGCCGCCCGCCACGACGGGCACGCCGGCGAAGGCGTAGAGGGCGTGGCGGATGGCCCAGTCCGTAGCCATGATGCGCGGGTCCCGGGTCACGTCCTCGATGAAGAGCGCGCGACCTTGGCGGGCGATCCACCCCACCGCGCCCTGATCGAACGTGAGCTCGGTGGGCAGGTCCACGGAGTCGATGGTGACATCGGCGGCCCAGGCGCGACGGGTGATGCGGCCCCGAGCCGTGTCGGCCATCCAGAAGACGACCGTCCGCGCGCCCGTGAGCGAGGACAGGGTGAGGGTGATCTGCTGGAGGAGCGGCTCCAGGTCGAGCTGTTGCGAGAGCGCCACGTTGATGTCGGCCAGGGCCCGGAGCCGCCGCTGCCGCCCCTCGAGCGCAGCCGCAGTGCGCCGCCGATCGCCGATGGCGCGGTTGAACTGCTCGGCCAGCTCGGCCAGCTCGTCCTTGGTCGGCACGGTGATGGGCGGCCCCTCGGCGGCGTCCAGCTCGCGCGTGCCGCGCATGAGCGCCCGCACGGAGCTGTGCATGCGGTGGCCGATGAGCCACGCCACCAGCAAGGCCAGGACCATGGCCGTCGAGAGCCCGATCAGATCGCGCTTGAACCGGGCGGCCGCGGGTCCGTAGGCCGATTCCGAGGGGACCCCGGAGACGACGAGCCACGGCGCCCCACTCATGCTGGCCGCGCCGGCCAGAAGGGGAACGCCCTCCGGCGAGCGCCACTCGGCGATGCCGACGCCGCGGCGGAGAAGCGCGCTCGCCTCTGGAATCGTGCCCAGATCACGGCGCAGGAACTTGGCGGGATCGCCCGTGCGCGCGAGGATGGCGCCGCTCGTCGACACGATGGCCAGGATCTGATCGTGGCCCAGGGGAAGCAGATTGAGATAGTGCGAAAGCATCTGGAGGTCCAGCTCGGCGGCGACCAGCCCCACGGGCGCTCCGAGCCGATCGTGGACGGGCACCACGATCGGCACCACGGATTGGTCATGGGATTGTCCGACCTCGGGGGATCGCCGGACCTCGGGCGGGCCTACCAGGGCCGCTCCACTCTGCAGCGCCGATTCGATCGTCTCGCGATTCAGCGAGGCCGTGGCGGTCGTCGCGGCGCGTCCGTCGCTCGAGGCAAGCACGTGCCCGGCCGGATCGGTGGTGTAGAAGCGAAGCACGAAGGGGTGCCGATCGCGGACCCGGACGGCCAGCGCGGCCAGCGCGGAATCCTGGACGCGCTCGAAGCTGTGAACAGCGGCGACGGCCACCAGGTTCTCGACCTGGCCGGCGATGACTTCGTCGAGCTGGCGGGCCACCAGTCGGGCCGTGTCGATCTGCTCCTGCTGGGCGGAGCGCCGGCCCTCATCGAGGTCACGCCAGAACTTCGACGCGGCCACCACGAGAAGCGGCAGCAGCACCGCCAGCACGAGAAGGATGAGCTTGGACCGAATCGTCAGGCGCATGAATGAGCGCAGCAGAGAGCCGGCTCCGAACTAGTATAGCTCAAGGGGTGTCGTATAATGCCCGCATGCCGCGCAGCCCGTTCGAGCTTTCCAACGTCGTTTTGCTTGTCCTGGCCCTCGTTGCCACGAGCATCGCCTATTGGAAGGATCCCAGTTTGCCGTTCCTCGGGGCCAAGACGGGATTCAAGCTGATCTGGTTCATCCTGCCGCGGCTCGTCCCTGCCCTGATTCTGGCCGGTATGCTCCAGGTCCTCATCCCACAGGAGCAGGTGGCCAAATACTTCGGACAGAAGTCCGGCATGCGCGCCATCATCCTCGCTTCGGTGGCAGGTCTGCTCACGCCCGGCGGGCCCATGGTCAGCGTGCCCCTCCTCGTCGTCCTCGCCAACTCGGGCATGGCCCTGGGACCACTCGTGGCCTACATGACCTCCTGGTCGCTCTTCGGCATCCAGCGCATCATCGCCTGGGAGGCGCCCCTCATGGGCTGGCACTTCGTCATGGTGCGGGCGGTGTCGAGCCTGACCTTCCCCATCCTCGCGGGCTGGCTCGTCAAGGTCTACTACCACGAGTAGCCGCGTGGCCTTCGACGACCTCCGCGAGTTCGTCGCCCACCTCGAGAAGCACGGTCAGCTCCGCCGGGTGCGGGCGCGCGTCTCGCGCGATCTGGAGATCGCGGAGATCACCGATCGCGTGTCGAAAGGGCGGAGCGAGGGCAACCAGGCCCTCCTCTTCGAGCAGGTCGACGGCTTCGACGTGCCCGTGCTCATCAATGCCTTTGGCTCGCCCGAGCGGATGGCCGCGGCGCTGGGCGTCGAGCACCTGCACGACCTCTCGGCGCGCGTGGCCAAGCTGCTGGATCTGAGAATGCCCGGCTCCCTCTTCGACAAGCTGCGAAAGCTGGGCGATCTCTTCGACGTCGCCAAGGCGGGGCCCAAGCGCGTGCGCTCCGCGCCCTGCCAGGAGGTGATCGAGACCGATCAGCCGAGCCTGGCGCGCCTACCCATCCTGCGTTGCTGGCCGGGCGACGCGGGACGGTACATCACCCTGCCCCTGGTGTTCACGCGTGATCCGGTCACGGGCGCTCGCAACGTGGGCATGTACCGCCTCCAGGTCCATGACGACCGGACCCTCGGCATGCACTGGCAAACCCACAAGGGCTCGGCCGAGCACGAGCGGGTCGCCCAGGAGCAGGGCAAGCCGATGGAGGTGGCCATCGCGCTGGGCGGCGATCCCGTCTCGATCTACTCCGGCTCGGCGCCGCTGCCCCCCGGCATAGACGAGATGGTGTTCGCGGGATGGCTGCGCGGCGCCGGGGTGCCCATGGTCGCCTGCAAGACCATCGATCTCGAGGTCCCCGCCGAGGCGGAGATCGTGCTCGAGGGCTTCGTCGATCCCGCCGAGCGGCGTCTCGAAGGGCCATTTGGTGATCACACGGGCTACTATTCGCTGGCGCGTGACTATCCGGTCTTCCACCTCAAGGCCATCACGCGTCGCAAGCAGCCGATCTATCCGACGACCATCGTGGGACGGCCCCCGCAAGAGGACTACTGGCTCGGCAAGGCGACCGAGCGCATCTTCCTGCCCATCATCCGCCTCCTCCTGCCCGAGGTGGTGGACATGAACATGCCGGCCGAGGGCATCTTCCACAACCTGGTCATCGTCTCGATCAAGAAGCGCTATCCAGGCCAGGCGCGCAAGGTCATGCATGCGCTCTGGGGGCTCGGGCTCATGATGCTGGCCAAGAACATCGTGGTGGTCTCCGAGCACGTCGACGTCCACAACCTCTCGGAAGTGGCCTGGCGGGCCACGGGCAATATCGACCCGTCGCGCGACCTCCTCATCGTCGACGGGCCCGCGGACGACCTCGACCATGCCTCCGTCCGCCACCGCTTCGGCGGCAAGCTGGGCGTCGACGCCACCGAGAAGTCGGACATGGACGGCATCGGCCAGTCATGGCCCGAGGAGATCGTGATGAGCGAGGAGATCCGCGCGCTCGTCACGAGGCGCTGGCAAGAGTACGGCCTGTAGTGCCCGGCACCCTCCGACACTTCCTCGACGCGATCAAGTTCGAGCACACCGTCTTCGCCTTGCCCTTCGCCTATGTCGCCATGGTGCTGGCGGCCGACGGCTGGCCGGGCTGGCGCGTGGCGATCTGGGTCACCCTGGCCATGGCCGGAGCCCGCACCCTCGCCATGAGCGTCAATCGCTTCGCCGACCGGGCGATCGACGCGGACAATCCGCGCACGGCGGGGCGGCATCTTCCGCAGGGGCTCCTCAAGCCCTGGCACATGCTCGCCGCCGCCATCCTCTCCGCGGCCCTTCTCGCCGTCTCGGCCTGGAAGCTCAACCCGCTCTGCTTCAAGCTCGCCCCCTGGGCCGCCCTTTTTCTGATCGGGTACTCCTACACGAAGCGCTTCACCTGGACCAGCCACTGGATTCTCGGCTTCACCGACGGCATCGCGGCGGCCGGCGGCTGGATCGCCGTGCGTGGAAGCTTCGCGGCTCCGGCCTTCGTGCTGTGGTTCGCGCTGACCGTCTGGATCTCGGGCTTCGACCTCATCTACGCTTGCCAGGACGTGGAGATCGATCGGCGCGTGGGCCTCAAGTCCTTCCCCGCGCGCTTCGGCATCGCGGCCGCCCTCCGCGCCGCTCAAGTGTGCCACGTGCTGACGGTCGGCGCCTTTGCCGCCCTCGGCGTGATGACGGGGCTCGGCTGGCTCTACTGGGTCGGCGTGGTCGTGGTGGCGGGGCTACTCATCTACGAGCACTCGCTGGTGTCGCCCGACGACCTTTCACGGCTCGATATCGCCTTCTTCAACGTCAACGGCTATATCGCGCTCATCCTGTTCGCGGCGGTCGTGGGCGGGCGATTCCTATGACGAGCGGCCTCGGCGAAGGGCCGGGCAAGGCGCGCTTCGTGCGCGGCATGTTCACCCGCATCGCGGGGCGCTACGACCTCATGAACGGCCTCATGACCTTCGGCATGCACCATGGCTGGCGCCGGGCCGCGGCGCGCGAGACCATCCCCTCGCCCGAGGGACCGGGCCTCGATCTGGCCACGGGCACGGGCGATCTGGCCTTCGAGCTCTGCGAGATCCATCGGCATCGGCTCATCGTGGGCGCCGACTTCGCCCACGGCATGCTCCAGGTGGCGGAGGCGAAGGGCCGCGAGGTCGAGAGCGCGGGCCGGCTCGCTCTCCTCGAAGCCGATGCCCTCGAGCTGCCCTTCGGCCCGCGTACCTTCGCGTTCGTGACCTCAGCTTTCCTGCTGCGCAACCTGGCCGATTTGAAGCACGGACTGGCCGAGATGCGGCGCGTGCTACGACCAGGGGGCCGCGTGGTGGCTCTCGAGATCACCCAGGCGGACCTTCCGGGCTGGGCGCCCCTCTTCCGTATGTACTTCCATCATGTCGTCCCGAGAGTGGGCGCGCTTATCGGCGGCGACCGCGAGGCTTATACCTATCTGCCGCAATCGGTGGATCGCTTTCTCGGCCCGCCCGCCCTCGCCGCCCTGATGACGGACGTGGGCCTGCGCAGCGTCAAATACCGCCGCCTGGGCTTCGGCACGGTGACCATCCACACCGGAGTCGCTTGAATGCCCCCTCACCCTGCCCTCTCCCCCGATGGGGGAGAGGGATCAAAGGAGAGAAACCCCCAAATGGAGGAGAGCGATCAGACAAGAGAATCCCTCTCCCCTTTGGGGAGAGGGCCGCTGTTCGAGCTGAAGGGCGAAGCCCTGAGGCGAGGGCTGAGTAAACTAGGGGAAAACGAAAGGCCCCGGGGGTAAACACCCGAGGCCTTGAGTGATCAGCGAAAGGTCAGGCGCGACTTACCACTCGGGGCTGGAGTACTCGTCGAAGACCCGGCGCACCACGCGGATCTCCCTGGCGCGGCCGTCCTTGTGCTCGAGGGTAATGATGTCGCCCGGATTGATGTCCGCCAGAGAGTGGGAGCGCCCCTCGTCCGTGACCACCTCGGCCTCGCCGCACGCGAAGTCCGTGCACAGCTCGGCTTCGCTCCGGACCCGCAGGCGACCCGCGGCCGCGTCCACCGCCACCACGCTGTAGCGATTGTGCTTGAGCGAATCGGTCAGGCTCATAGCCATGGGGGCCCCCTTTCGAATCGGTATCATTAGATAGCACTCTGCTCCCCAGGGCCGCAAGCCGTTTCTCATGCTAGGCTTTCCGAAGACTTATGGACCTGACGACGGCGTATGTCTTTGACGCGGCGCACCGCATCGCCGGACACCCGGGCAAGTGCGCGTGGCTCCATGGCCACACGTACAACCTCGAGGTGACGGTCAGCGCTCCGAACCTCAATCCGCTCGGGATGGTCATGGATTTCGACGACCTGCGTGATGTGGTCAAGAAGGCCGTCCTTGATCTCTGGGACCATGCCACTCTCCTGGCCGCCGACGATCCGCTGGGCCCGGCCATCCGCAAGGTGCAGCACCAGGCCCCGGACCGGGTCGTGCTCCTCGAGGGCCAGCCCACCGCCGAGGTGCTCACGCGCGAGGCCTGGACGCGACTCGAGCGCCAGCTGCCCGCAGGCATCACGCTCGAGCGTGTGGCGATTCGCGAGACGCCCAGCTGCGGCAGCGCGATCTCCCGGCCGCTCACGTGAGCAGCCTGGCGCCGGCCGGGCGCGTCGCCGAGGTCTTCTACTCCATCCAGGGCGAGGGCGCGACGGCCGGGCTGCCCGCCGTCTTCGTGCGGCTCCAGGGCTGCTCGGTCGGCTGCGCCTGGTGCGATACCAAGTACTCCTGGGACGCCGCCGCCGGACACGCCGTGGAAGTGGACGCGCTCGTGGGCGAGGCCGCGTCCTTTCCCTGCCGTCGCGCGGTGGTCACCGGTGGCGAGCCGCTCGAATCATCGCTCTTCGTGCCTCTGCTTCGAGGCCTGGGGGCCCGCGGCTTCACCATCGAGGTCGAGACCTCCGGCATCCTGCCGCCGCCGAGGGTCCACCGCGCCATCCAGTGGAATGTCTCGATCAAGCTTGCCGGCTCCGGCGTGGTCGAGTCGCGGCGCATCCAGCCCGAGGCCATCCGCGGCTTTCTCGCCAAAGATGCCTGGTGGAAATTCGTGGTCACGGACGACGCCGATCTCGCCGAGGTGCTCAAGCTGGCCGAGCGCTTCGCCCTGCCGCGGGCCCGCATCCTGCTTCAGCCCGAGGCGGTGCGCCGCGATGAACTCATCGAGCGCTCCCCGTGGGTGGTCGAGGCCTGCAAGCGCCACGGCTTTGGCTTCTCTCCGCGGCTGCACGTGCTGCTCTGGGGCGCGAAGCGAGGGGTGTGATGGCGACCAAGGCCGTGGTCCTCCTCTCGGGTGGGCTCGACTCGGCGACCACCCTCGCCATCGCGCGCGCCGAGGGCTATGAATGCCACGCGCTGTCCTTCGACTATGGCCAGCGCCACGCGTGCGAGCTCGAGTCGGCGAAGAAGGTGGCGGCGGCGCTGGGTGCGGTCCAGCACCTGACGCTCCGTCTCGATCTCCGCGCCATCGGCGGCTCGGCCCTCACGGCCGAGATCGACGTGCCCAAGGGCCGGAGCGAAGAGGCCATGAGCACCGGCATTCCCGTGACCTATGTGCCGGCGCGGAACACGATCTTCCTTTCTCACGCCCTGGCCTGGGCGGAGGTGCTGGGAGCCGAGGATGTCTTCATCGGCGTCAATGCCCTCGACAACTCGGGCTATCCCGATTGCCGGCCGGAGTTCACGGAGGCGTTCGAGAAGCTGGCCAACCTCGCCACCCGGGCCGGCGTCGAAGGCAAGAGCCGATTCCGCGTCCACACGCCGCTCATCGAGCTCAGCAAGGCCCAGATCGTGGCGCGCGCGTATGAGCTGAACGTCGACCTCTCGCTGACCTGG contains:
- a CDS encoding permease, which produces MPRSPFELSNVVLLVLALVATSIAYWKDPSLPFLGAKTGFKLIWFILPRLVPALILAGMLQVLIPQEQVAKYFGQKSGMRAIILASVAGLLTPGGPMVSVPLLVVLANSGMALGPLVAYMTSWSLFGIQRIIAWEAPLMGWHFVMVRAVSSLTFPILAGWLVKVYYHE
- a CDS encoding menaquinone biosynthesis decarboxylase; this encodes MAFDDLREFVAHLEKHGQLRRVRARVSRDLEIAEITDRVSKGRSEGNQALLFEQVDGFDVPVLINAFGSPERMAAALGVEHLHDLSARVAKLLDLRMPGSLFDKLRKLGDLFDVAKAGPKRVRSAPCQEVIETDQPSLARLPILRCWPGDAGRYITLPLVFTRDPVTGARNVGMYRLQVHDDRTLGMHWQTHKGSAEHERVAQEQGKPMEVAIALGGDPVSIYSGSAPLPPGIDEMVFAGWLRGAGVPMVACKTIDLEVPAEAEIVLEGFVDPAERRLEGPFGDHTGYYSLARDYPVFHLKAITRRKQPIYPTTIVGRPPQEDYWLGKATERIFLPIIRLLLPEVVDMNMPAEGIFHNLVIVSIKKRYPGQARKVMHALWGLGLMMLAKNIVVVSEHVDVHNLSEVAWRATGNIDPSRDLLIVDGPADDLDHASVRHRFGGKLGVDATEKSDMDGIGQSWPEEIVMSEEIRALVTRRWQEYGL
- a CDS encoding UbiA-like polyprenyltransferase, which encodes MPGTLRHFLDAIKFEHTVFALPFAYVAMVLAADGWPGWRVAIWVTLAMAGARTLAMSVNRFADRAIDADNPRTAGRHLPQGLLKPWHMLAAAILSAALLAVSAWKLNPLCFKLAPWAALFLIGYSYTKRFTWTSHWILGFTDGIAAAGGWIAVRGSFAAPAFVLWFALTVWISGFDLIYACQDVEIDRRVGLKSFPARFGIAAALRAAQVCHVLTVGAFAALGVMTGLGWLYWVGVVVVAGLLIYEHSLVSPDDLSRLDIAFFNVNGYIALILFAAVVGGRFL
- a CDS encoding ubiquinone/menaquinone biosynthesis methyltransferase: MTSGLGEGPGKARFVRGMFTRIAGRYDLMNGLMTFGMHHGWRRAAARETIPSPEGPGLDLATGTGDLAFELCEIHRHRLIVGADFAHGMLQVAEAKGREVESAGRLALLEADALELPFGPRTFAFVTSAFLLRNLADLKHGLAEMRRVLRPGGRVVALEITQADLPGWAPLFRMYFHHVVPRVGALIGGDREAYTYLPQSVDRFLGPPALAALMTDVGLRSVKYRRLGFGTVTIHTGVA
- a CDS encoding 6-carboxytetrahydropterin synthase; this encodes MDLTTAYVFDAAHRIAGHPGKCAWLHGHTYNLEVTVSAPNLNPLGMVMDFDDLRDVVKKAVLDLWDHATLLAADDPLGPAIRKVQHQAPDRVVLLEGQPTAEVLTREAWTRLERQLPAGITLERVAIRETPSCGSAISRPLT
- a CDS encoding 7-carboxy-7-deazaguanine synthase QueE; its protein translation is MSSLAPAGRVAEVFYSIQGEGATAGLPAVFVRLQGCSVGCAWCDTKYSWDAAAGHAVEVDALVGEAASFPCRRAVVTGGEPLESSLFVPLLRGLGARGFTIEVETSGILPPPRVHRAIQWNVSIKLAGSGVVESRRIQPEAIRGFLAKDAWWKFVVTDDADLAEVLKLAERFALPRARILLQPEAVRRDELIERSPWVVEACKRHGFGFSPRLHVLLWGAKRGV
- the queC gene encoding 7-cyano-7-deazaguanine synthase QueC gives rise to the protein MATKAVVLLSGGLDSATTLAIARAEGYECHALSFDYGQRHACELESAKKVAAALGAVQHLTLRLDLRAIGGSALTAEIDVPKGRSEEAMSTGIPVTYVPARNTIFLSHALAWAEVLGAEDVFIGVNALDNSGYPDCRPEFTEAFEKLANLATRAGVEGKSRFRVHTPLIELSKAQIVARAYELNVDLSLTWSCYAPEPDGRACGLCDSCLLRKKGFAEARLADPVPSAR